The Syngnathoides biaculeatus isolate LvHL_M chromosome 20, ASM1980259v1, whole genome shotgun sequence nucleotide sequence gcacacacacacacacacacacacacatgggctCGCAGTTATCTCCAGCTTCGGATTATAAAGACTGACTTTCATGCAGCGGATTTGGCCAGCCTCGCATTTGTGCTCCATATGAGGGAGAAAGTAAGTctgcttgttttatttttgtgtttttgactcATTTGCTATCCAGTCTTGTATTGTGTATAACACATACGGGCTGTCATCTGAGTACACATTTGAACAATGGCATTCTGTGTTTCAGAGGATATTTCTCaacgcagtaaaaaaaaaaaaaaaaaagggagaatttgatgatgtttttttttttattcgtaaGTGAAAGCTGACATTTGTTTTGACTTCTTATGTTGACAAAGGCAGATGAGCCTGTGCTAAGCCTGCAGTGAGACAATATTGACTTTCGGTGTTATATGCCGCGGCATTTTCATTTGCCATCGTGCCAGGCCACAGCACGAGGTGCAACTTAGTGACGGTGTCATTGTTATATGATCACACGGCGTCCCTAATGTGAGGACTACTTTGCAGATCTTCAAGGCACCTTGTGTCCTCCTCAGTCTGCTCGCGAGTTTGAATCTGTGCTGTGGGAAATTCGGAGCCCCAATAACTGATGATGTGAGCAAGCTGTCGCTTCTGGTGAGCTTTTGAAAaacatgcacccccccccccacacacacacacacatggttgTTGGTTTTAATTCGATTGACGTCGCTTCTTTTAGAAGCACAACATCCCTTCCGATTATGAGATTCCTGTTCATTACATTCCCAAAGAAGTGGTATGTATGTGAGAAATATCGCCTTCGACCTTAAACGGAAAGAAAAATATCTTCTTATTCTCAGTCGGTGGTGTATTTCTTAGGCCGGTGCGTGCTGGGTGGTGCTGAACGTCTACCCTTTGGAGCAGAGTCTTCGCAAACTGGCCAACATGTTTGGCGCCGACTCCTCCAACAAGGAGAACATCCTGGTCTTCATCGCCATGCTGAAGAGTTTGCGCTTCACATTCGACCACCAGGAACTGGTCAGTCGACAGGGCCGTCCTGTATTCAGTCTTAGCGTGCGGGAATTTCACCGGACGTTGTCGCGCAGGAAACGGCGATGCAAGTCTTCCAGTGTCACTACCGGGAGGGGAGCTTGAAGAATGAGCTGTATTTCGACTACATCGAGGATATCCTCCATGTTGCAGGTCAAGAGGCGTCCAACTTCTCCTGCAAGCCGCCGCCGTGTCTCAATACGGCAAATGCACCAGGTAAGCGTGCGTGTCTATAAAGCGCGCGTCCAATATTTGCGTTAAGTGCGGAAGcagaagtgactggggcaaagACTTTGGGTAAAGTACACGGTACACGTAAGTATCCGCCActaattgccagccaatcacggacAAACTCACACTCAAATACTGGATGGACAATTATaagtctgcgattggctggcgaccagttcagggtgtaccccgcctcctgcccgttgacacctgggataggctccagcactccccgcgccccctgtgaggataagcggctaagaaaatggatgggtggatggacaaTTATAAGTCATATCATTTTTTCCTATAGCCCTTAATTGAAAAATAGTCTCAAAGGGCTTGACAAGTCCACAAGTCACAAAAATCAACttgaggtggtggtggggggggggggggagaagaagaagtggcagTAGAAAAGGCCAAAATCCAGATGTCAGCGGGTGTGGCAGGGCAAGGGAATCtcactcatgttttttttttttgtttggagcaTGTGTGAGGATGCCAGATCGAAGGTCAGGGAGAATTTCTTcccaatatgtattttatcttTAATACAGAACTGTGCTTTCAATGCACTAACGTGTAtgaataaagtttttaaaaattgtaaaatttttACAGTAGATTTCGTGCTGGTCAGCCAATGGAGCACTTACAATCAAACCTTTTGAATTTTGTTTAGCAACAGCTACAAATGTTGCTATGTTGCTGTGCAaatctgctaaaaaaaattttagtaatttaaaaatgattatcACCATACAATCACAGTTTTTGTTAGTATGGACAATAGTTTGATGGTTCaatataatgaaatatttgGACAGCCCGTGGTCAGATTTTTTAATTAGAATATTTCCCGATACTGCggtgggctggcaaccagtccagggtgtaccccacctcctgcactgccgccacccttgtgaggataagcggcccggGTAACGGATGGACGGAATATTTCCCGATAACATGTCCTTCCCGCAGGGGATCGCAAGGAGGGTCGCGATTCCAGATGGTGGAAAAGAACGCCGTTGCTGCTGGTGCTCGTCCCTGTGACAGCTTGCGTCGTTCTCATCGTGTGGCGGGTGAGTGGATGAAATTAGAACGCCGGGCGCCGTCACGTTCACTCACACGTTCACTGCGTAACCGCCCCGTGTACGATTTCAGGCGGTTCGTTTTACGGTGTCTTCGTTCCTGCGTCGACGAGAACATATTAACATTATGCAAACAATATAATCGCCTTGCAAACAGTCGCTTGAAAGCTTCCAAACTGAAACAgggcaagttttttttcattttttttggcataCTTACTATTTATCGTGGTATCGTTGACACGCCTCCAACTGCACAATCCAGGCACTGCGGCCGTGCGTTTTGCATAAAGATATTTTAGAGTTTGTCTAttgaaaagaaagacatttttctgTTGGCCAAAGAGTTTATCGGACAAATTAATGTCATAAATTAAAACTGGAGCTCATATCAATCATTAATACTCATACAGCTCATTCGTGGACTATATAAAATACTAGAAATTGAGTGCAAATCATCCATGACTTTTGATTTAATACAAATCCAAACCAGACTAATAAAAAGCTATCTTATTTTAATAATGTGATTAAGAAAATATAGTTGTAACAAAGACCATAAATCCacgtgaataataaaaaatatgtctACAGACACCttagattgcccctaggtgtgattgtgagtgcggctgtttgtctctatgcgccctgcgattggctggcgaccagttcagggtgtaccccgcctcctgcccatagacagctgggataggctccagcactccctgcgaccctcgtgaggataagcggcaaagaaaatggatggatggatgactccagattttggaagaaaaaaaaatctcattacaTGAAATctccaaggggggggggggtccaactAAGCCTGAATAATGATGTTCTCTCGTCTTGGTGTGCACTTAAAGGAAATCCCCGTTAACAAGTGTTCATAAAATATTCAGCAGTATTTTATGGCTCCCTATTAGCTCACCTAACGACGTCCGCTTGGTGATTAACTCATCGTGATTTTCTTCAGGTCGCATCTCCAAGACACCGCGCTGAGGACCTGGAGATGGCGCCTTGTGACGCCGTTCCCAGCGTGTCCGTCTCCATCCCGCTTCAAAGGGCCGGCGACACGCTCACGgaggagggcggcggcggcaacGAAAGCAGATGAAGAATAAAGACCAAGGGGGGAAAGGATCTGTCCGGGACGGGCTCTGGCGAGATGCTGAGCGTCAAATTGACACCACCTACTGCGAAGGTTAATGTGCGGTTACCCTGACGCAGAATTTTCCTGGGCCACATATTGTACAAAACCATATATGGACTTAAGGAACTGGAAAGAACCACTTAGTCGTTATGTGGTTTGCCGCTGGTAAATCTAAAAACTGCAAAGGCAAATGGCAGAGCATGACGCATGGATTCCTGCAATGTTACAAGGTGTAAAATCTGCTGTCACCGGAGTTTGGACCGTTGGGAAACCGGGTCTGTTGGAGAAGTAAAAGCATGCTCAGATGGACTTGCTGCGGAAGAACACCGATCATCAAATGGACGACCTGCGGTATCAGATCCAGGTGTCCCGGAGGCAGACTTGGCCACTCAAATCATCGCGACACAGACTCCAATCGACTTCGGTGACTTGGCAAAAACTAAAAGACTCGAGACTACACGAGAGACGCGAAGAGCTGTCATACGCACATTCAGGTTCGATAAACTTGCCAATCATACAGCTGTCCCACGTGACTGGTCAACTCTATTTATGAAGACCAGATAGAGCAGGTAAGACTGCAAAGGTGACTTGAGGTAACCTGTGCTAAAATGATTTGGGGCTAAGCGTTTAATCCCAAAGTTCGACCTCTTCCTCGGACTTGCTTGAGATGTCGATGACGTCCTCGATTAATCGACTTTGACTCAACTATCAGCACGTTATGCAGGTGTCGTAATGCTTTTTGATACGAGTTTGATTACACACGTCTTGGTGTTTTTGTGATGCGCCGGAGCCACTTGTTGTTGACATTGCGATGATCGGTCACAGATGGCGAAGCCGCCGGTCGCAAACAACACTGCGCCCGCGGTTCAACAAGGGTCCCGCTTTGTGTATCAAAGCTCGGAGCAGATGGCAAAGATAGCCGCGGCCAGACGGGATGTGAATCCCTCCATTGTGTCCCCCCCTTTCCACCCGCGATacatcacttcttcttcttccagttctgcgccgcagcaaaacaaaaaaaaaaaaaaaacggactttCTAATGCCTCATTGACTGAGTCAATGCTGTTTCGATCATGAGAACATGACTGTGTGGAGAGGGAGCGCTCTTGTCCGGGatgtgtcacacacacacacacacacacacacacacacacacacacacacacagagggaaGACAGGAGCGTCGACGATATACAGACGaacggatggacggacaggCGGATGAGCTCAATGAGGAGAATAAGAGGGACGCTTGTTCTCGGCCCACAAAAGACGTGACCGTAGGCCGGAGGAAATGCCACTTACCAACCCGACTGATGTCGACCGAGGCCGATGAGTAAACGCGCCAGGAATCTCTGTTGACCGCACGCAACTGCGAACCctgattaattttccaataaCTGTTTTTTCAGTATTCCAATGATTGTTTTCCATGGAAGTCCTTTGTTAAAATATACGTCAATGCAAACAGCCGCAACGTTGATGACGTTCTACACTTGTTGGAAAAAGTTACGAAAATTTGCCTTTCAGGTGCAatttggggtggcacggtgggtcagctggtaaagcgctggcctcacagttctgaggtcacgggttcaataccagacccgcctgtgtggagtttgcatgctctccccgtgcctgagtgggtttcctccgggcactccggtttcctcccacatcccaaaaccatacaactttaattggacactcaaaattgcccctcggtgtgattgtgggtgtggctgtcgtctgtccccatgtgccctgcgattagctggcaaccagttcagggctgcccgttgacagctgggataggctccggcactccccgggacccttgcgaggataagcggctaagtaaatggatggaggtACAATTTGATCATGAACTTAAAACGCAACATTTAATGGCGAACTTAATTTGACCTGATGTACACTTTTGAATGGACAACTATTTCATGTTTCAGTTTCATCCCAGAGTTTCACCTCAAAACCAAACATCATAACTTTTTATGTGTAGTGTACATTCCAGTGTGGAATTAGTATTAAAATAGTTGCATCTATTGAAACTTCCAGGGGAAGTATATTTAACGTAAGTGATTCTACAACAAAATGCAGTGAACACTTTTCCTCATCTTACACGTTTTTGTACGAACTCTgaacatttttaactgttttcgCCAGTATTATATGATCATAAACTGTTCATTATACTCAAAGTGTGAAATGATATTCTGTGTTTGGCCCTGCTCTTTTTGAACACAATTACAAATCTACAACCTGTTTAAACGTGTTTCTATCTCGTTTGCCTTATTTAGCCACATTGTAAAACCGAAATTGAAGTACAATTAGAAATAGGCTCGGTATGACGCATCGTCGTTGCGCCCCACTTGAATGCAacgtatttaaatgtttttttttattattattaaagtgtcaatcaaaaatttttttttgtgctggatCCTTTGATCTTGTGCTCATGTCAGTGGTCGTGAGTCACATATTTGATTGTGACGATTATACGGCGTTAAGAAAACGACGTGCGTGAGGATCGTTTTTGTGGTGTTTTGCAAATTTCAAAGGAGAAAGAAGCTCAACCAGACAGCCGCTGAGTGCCTTCTTATTTGAATATTAATTGAAAAGATGGTGTTAATAATAAGACAAAAGGAGAGAAATAGTTCATCATTGCAATGCTACTTTAATGCATTATGTAAGAGAATATTTAGGTACACGATTAGATAATCACTGAAAGGtaagagttttttgttttttttttgcatctaacAAGTCTGTAAACGCTTTGTTAAATTGATTATCTTGGCGTTCCGTTTTCTCTGTCTTGAAATggaatataa carries:
- the LOC133493966 gene encoding uncharacterized protein LOC133493966, producing MACSETILTFGVICRGIFICHRARPQHEIFKAPCVLLSLLASLNLCCGKFGAPITDDVSKLSLLKHNIPSDYEIPVHYIPKEVAGACWVVLNVYPLEQSLRKLANMFGADSSNKENILVFIAMLKSLRFTFDHQELETAMQVFQCHYREGSLKNELYFDYIEDILHVAGQEASNFSCKPPPCLNTANAPGDRKEGRDSRWWKRTPLLLVLVPVTACVVLIVWRVASPRHRAEDLEMAPCDAVPSVSVSIPLQRAGDTLTEEGGGGNESR